From Rhodopseudomonas palustris, a single genomic window includes:
- a CDS encoding alanyl-tRNA editing protein encodes MRDIARARPSSGLTRSPILFVRSRGAMTIVPTIKLFETDAYVRELETTIVDQSDAGVCLEKTIFYAESGGQPGDVGELVLDGGVPLPVVNTHYIPGRLRIAHVLATPPDRSLIGAKVLARIDWERRYRLMRLHTSLHLLCSLVDAPVTGCAIYPDYARLDFDIETALDRETLTDRLNALVRNDLPVEIEYRSADVLSAEPSLVRTVQAAPPQTGKQLRLVSIGEVDRQPCGGTHVRSTGEIASLAVTNVEKKGRRNRRVKIALTALTEQLTETAG; translated from the coding sequence GTGCGCGACATCGCCAGAGCACGGCCGTCGTCTGGGCTCACCCGATCGCCCATACTGTTCGTCCGCAGCCGAGGCGCCATGACCATCGTGCCCACGATCAAGCTATTCGAAACCGATGCTTACGTCCGGGAATTGGAGACCACCATTGTCGACCAGTCGGATGCGGGGGTGTGTCTCGAGAAGACGATCTTCTATGCTGAGAGTGGCGGCCAGCCGGGTGATGTCGGCGAACTGGTCCTGGACGGCGGCGTGCCGCTGCCGGTCGTGAATACGCATTATATCCCAGGCCGTCTCCGGATCGCTCATGTCCTCGCGACGCCGCCCGACCGGAGCCTGATCGGAGCCAAGGTGCTGGCCCGGATCGATTGGGAGAGGCGATACCGGCTGATGCGTCTCCACACCTCGCTGCATCTACTGTGCAGTCTGGTCGATGCTCCGGTGACAGGATGCGCGATCTATCCCGACTACGCGCGTCTCGATTTCGATATCGAGACGGCTCTCGATCGAGAGACGCTCACGGATCGCCTCAACGCGCTCGTCCGAAACGACCTGCCGGTCGAGATCGAGTACCGGAGCGCCGATGTGCTATCGGCCGAGCCGTCGCTGGTACGGACGGTTCAGGCTGCGCCGCCGCAGACCGGGAAGCAGCTTCGATTGGTCAGCATCGGTGAGGTCGACCGTCAGCCGTGCGGCGGCACCCATGTGCGGTCGACCGGCGAGATCGCAAGCCTCGCTGTGACCAACGTCGAGAAGAAGGGCCGACGCAACAGGCGGGTCAAGATCGCCCTCACGGCGTTGACCGAGCAATTGACGGAGACCGCCGGCTGA